The Aethina tumida isolate Nest 87 chromosome 5, icAetTumi1.1, whole genome shotgun sequence genomic sequence aatacttaattataaaatattcaaaattaattaattaaattattaagatatttaaaattaaaagtacgatatattatactttataaaaattaaatattagtgattttttaagaaatagaaattatttcgtctatactaattaaattcttgGGCAATATTTAAAGgtcattttaactaaaatatattgtattttgtgaaattaataatgttcaattttttttaatattttaaggcaattttaaataaaatatattttataaaatttaatattattgatctcttatgaaattctaatgaaaagtattatttcacttgaataaaaattacttaaatgctTATAAAActtgcaaaattaattaactgattaatttgctatttaatatatttaaagccaattttaaatatgatatattttgcaatatttaagtaaaaaatttgttcttttcttaaatgtttaaggcaattttaatttaatgatattgaTCTCTTAAGAAATGCAAGAGTTTCTTAAAATGcttataaaatgttcaaaattatttaattaattaaatttttaagatttttaaaggttatgttaaataaaatgtattttgtaatatttaaataataaatttattctttttttaatatttaaggcaattttaaataaaatgtataatatttaaataatattgattttttttcaatttcaatggttattattttactataaaaaatacttctaaaccgtccaaaattaattaaaatattttttaagatatttaaattttaataacgttcaatttttttaaatgtttaaagacaattttaaataaaatatatttaaataaataatattagtggTCTTTTACGAAATTCTAATGCATACTACTTCatctgtataaaaaatagtgttgtttataaaatcaaaataaattaattatattcttaagttaaggtaattttaaaaatatatatatttaatagtgatttaagattttaaataaaatatattttataaaatttaaattataataatattcaatattttaaaatatttaaaagcaattaaataagaattattattttacctgtacaaataatatttaaaatacaaaaaataattgattgaatttcttagatatttaaaggtaaatttaaataagatatattttgtaaaatttcaataatagatttgttatttttttagaacgttcaacgtttataatatttaaatactgattttTACGAATCTGTAATGAAGGTTATTTTTCatcaatacaaaaataattataaatttcaaaattacttaaataaattaatatatttaaaaacatttttaaataggataaatttttaaaaaatttaaataataacgataataattcttttaaatgtttaaacgaaatttaatgtatgttaaaaattttaaataatagtgataataataatttaattttaaaaatttggcaattatcaattaatgttattataaaatatattaataatcattaaagaattaaaaaaaaaaaataaaaacttgtttatatCGAGAAATTCACAAATATATTAACGAATTGTTTACATATGcagataaaacaaaaacaattttttatcaaggtcaataaataaaatagtacattGACTTTAAAAACTTATGTTAATTTGACTGATGCATTTACCGAGAGCAAATTTATTCGGTCAAGccgaaattaacattaataaatgtagAAACAGTTTGAAACAATCAATGAATAATTGCGcgtaataattcattattccggggctttgaaattaattaggataatttaatgtacacGTGTCCGGGTCCATTATATCCTTGTCGTCTTGTAAATCTCAATAAGGCCCTTAAGTTCGACACGGACCGGAGAAAGCCGTTGGTCTGCCGAAACCGTGAAATATCTCACGCATAAATTAAGGAAAGTTTCGGCAAGAAATTACCGTGTGCCTGTGGGCCACATTAATACACTCATTACCGCGAAACGCGTCCCGGGAATTCGACGGGCGTTATCCCGCAAACCGAAATGACAGATTCCCTGCACCTGATTACCGAAAGATTTGATTGATTGTGTATGGGTGGAATTGGCTCAATTTGTGTGTGAGGCACCCCGAATTATCCGTGCAGCActgtttaatagtttaatgcCCCGGTAATCCTGTATTGGATTATTTATGCATGTTCCGGATACAACCCCTTTGATTTCGTTGTCTTTAaccatttttactaaattggaaaactattaaatactaCTTACCTTTAAACTGACAGTTTGGAACGgctaaattaatacaaacagTTAGGAAAGACTTTTATTTACATCCTGATTTTCCATAACAACTTTTGGTTCTGTTAATGTTAGAGTACCACTCAAATCTGTACACGTCGTTTGAAAAGACCACAGCCTTTCTAATAGGGTACCaacaataatttgatttgCACATTCCCTTACCACAATCATTGTTTTGCacacatttaacattaaattcatCGTACTTCTTCTCCaacaattctttaaaatgtttgtcgtCTTGAAAGTTGTCACCCACACTAACGCACTTTTTCCAAGATTCATAACAAATCGGTATGTTTGAAAATATAGTAGAAACATCCATAGGTGATTGATATTTTGATGAGTAACGTTTGGTTTGCAGCAAATTTTCTGGAGAAgtattttcaatcaatttctTATGAAGCTTCAATTCGACGTCTTTCAAGCACGAGCACATCCACTGATTCGGATGAAGACTGATGTGTCCAATGTGCATCTTTTTGAGCTGGTCAATTTCCAAATGTCTTAggaaattgaaagaaatacAGAGTCTGTCGATGTTATTGACACGATTGAACGTTGCTGGGCTcaaagttttcaatttattgaaagACAAATCGAAATCTATCAACTTAACTGGTTTGTTAAAGATGTCGGCTGAAACGTAACTAATTTCGTTGAAGCTGAAGTCCAAGTGCTCCAAATCAGGGAAGTTATAAAACGATCCTCTGTCCAGacgtgtaattttgttgtggTGCACATTTAACACCCTTATAGGACTGGACCTGCCTGTGGTAAACCAGGTGGGTTTAAAACTCTCCAGTAAATTTTTGTCCAAATAAACTTCTTCCAAGTTATCCAAGCCTCCAAATGCTTCGTCTTCgatgcttttaattttattggctGACAAATAGATGTAGTAAATTGGAAGGTCGTTGAACACACCATAAGAGATATCTTCGAGTTGATTTCCTCCTAGCCACAACCGTTTCAATTTCggtatatttgaaaaggtgcCCGGTTCAATTTCTTCCAAATCCCCAGGGGTACCAATGACATCCACTAATTTCGTTAATCCAGCAAGACTGGATTGCTCCAAAAACTTCTTGTTCGAAGGTATCACATAATGTTTCTGGTTTGAAACAATGCGTTGGCAATTTTTAACCGTGTATCCCTTAACTTGGCACTCGTGGAGTTCAAACCCCCGATATTTAGCAGCACAAAGAACAATAAATGCAGTGAGCAGCACTAAAGTAAGACTGTTCATTGTGGAACCTGTTTATAAACTGAACGGCCGTAGGTCGACGACAAGGCCAACGTCTAGATATCATACTGGTCTTCTCGATAATAATTCTCAACATTTTGTTGTTTGACATAATAATGTGCTAAAATAATCGAGTCGTAGCTGCCTTTGATATgtctattaaaaagtttaatgacGAAACAACGAGAAAGGCAAACAAAgtcaaaaaaatgataaattaccgtGTCATCAAGTCACACAACACCTCGACAAAGTGAGTGGAGTTCcccctaaataaatatttaaagattttaaaaccgacaattaaaagttaatgcaATTAAACCGACACACAACGAAATTATCCCCGTTTACTCTTTATTTAACTTCATATTATTCTTTCGGCGGTTTACCTAACCTTTCCACCTCTTAATTGTGCGTTGTGAATGCAAAATGTGCGTGTGAAAACGCAGTGAAATTTTCAACACCACTCACTGAATGTGAAGTAGCTCGAAGGGGTGGGCCGCTGAAAAGAAGCTCCTGAAAAATCCTATCTATGCCGTGCCACCTGTGGCTGTGCAAAAGGGCGGCTCAACACCGCCAATTCCATAGAATATTCAATGCCGCAGCGAGTGTGTGTGGGTAAATGCGAGTGTGTCGGGGAACTAAAGCGGAATCATTTGTAAAAATGCCTGTCAGCCCGAAACGAGCCTTTGTCGACCGGCGGAGAAATTCCGGCCGTATTTCTTTATTTCGTGTCCATCAATTTGCCCGCTAACCGACCGAACGTGCGCCCCCGccgtgtttttattaattaaattgtattaacatcggttctgaatattttattctttgcgTTTTTATCGGGGCCCCCTTTTTCGTTATGAATAAAACCGACTGTAATTCTTAATTGTACAcacgtatttaattaaaaacgacgTCCTTCACACAAAAGCACAACGATCACGTGTCCGCTGATggaattaaaacttttcaatttaatttcatgaatttgttttgataaaaataacaatctgGAACATGTGACTGACGAAAACGTGTCTTTgggcaaatataaaaatattaatcctgGTGGAATTATAAgacattactttaattaaagacAAAAAACGTGATTGTGCATTAACAGCCCCCTACAGTTCATTATCTGCGAACTATTCATCTATCACACCGGACGTCCGTGTGGAAGAGGCTACAAGTTACTTAAGAAAAATTGGCTAAATCACGTGTATCATCCGGCTCCGTCCGGAACTGACCCGATACGCTCCCCATTTTGTCGGCCGCGATAAAAGACCGTTCGACCCCCCGAAAGCTCGGGGTGTCGGTAAAAAGCGAACGGAGCTAACAGCTTTAACACACTTCCGAGCCAGACCACCTTCCCGAATAATCTTTATCGGCTTTAACGTTTCTCAGGAACGGATTTATCTGACAACGTGATAGATGACTCGCAGAAAACTGAATTATATGACGAtttgatagttttattaacaagtgttgtaaaaaaagaaatcGTTTAACCGGGTAATAAATGCGGGGGCCAAGGAGCCACATAAATCCCGGGACGACAGCAAAATGAAAAGCAAATACCTTCctttaataaaacacacagCGAGGCGGCGAGGCTGCACCacgcaaaattataattttattagtattctgGTTGCAGTGTAGAAAATCTCATATATTTGCagtagaaattatataaagtaattttagtttaatttatgacggGGTTTTGAGCCGCCACACATCGCAATATGCCGGCGTGATTTAGATAGAAAACGCGACTTTCGGTGCTATTTATATCATCATCTGCCTTGTAGATATGAATAAATACATAGAGAACAGCTATGCGCTACAGGCGCTATGAGGGGTTGCTGAGATGAGGCCAACTCACTTCGTCTTTGCCTCTGCCTCAAGTTAAATCCGACCCCCGGGCCTCGCCACCCCCACCGACCGCCACATTAGACCtcttgttttatgttttatagcCGGTAAGACAGTTTGAATTGTCTTCGTCTTCTTATTTATTGCTCCGCTTTGTTTTGTCGACGTTTTTCGCAGAGGCCGTTTTAAAATCCCACCCACCACTAGCGGGTGTTAATTGAATTTCCATCGATAAGGGCGGTATTTTCGCATGCATCTGACCCAGATAAGGAAGTAGAATGGAAGACGTATAAATAGGAAGGGCGAAACATCAGTAGTCGAAAAGCCTCAGGATGTTAATTAGGCTAATTGTGCAATTATACCTGATGAATTATGAGGCGGATCCCGAGGCCGCAGAGCGTTCAcaaatgaaattaactttGACAGTCACACCTGTCGTTTTCTGAACAATTTGACATGTAGCGGGTTTCCCTTTGACGACGCCGCCGCCACCGAGATTGTGTGTACCGTTGCGGCGGCATCCTTCCCATCAATCGCTTCCAACGTTTTATAAGGTCTACCGCCACGCAAACCCgaattttaacaattgtatttatttattttggagaACAATTGATTTTCGTGcatttttgtgaaataatcAAGACAATACTGCATGAAAAATTGttagaatttgaaaataatatgttaaaaataaagttcataTATCAATTTCCTCTTTAAaagaaaacatcaaatttgttgatacaaataatttaaatatttttgatttttttacttcAGGGAAATGAACAGACTTTGTATcatgtttcttatttttatgaacTATACAgccaaaaacaattaaaatcttcTTAGAAATTTGGAGGTAATATGTTAATGATGAAGTTCATATATCAATTTCCTCTTTAAaagaaaacatcaaatttattgatacaattaattaaaatattcctgatttttttactttaaggacatgaactaattttgtatagtgtttcttatttttatgaacTATGCAGACCAAAAACAAACTGTTCTTAGAAATTTGAAGGTAATATGATAATGATAAACTTCATATATCAATTTCgtctttaaaacaaaacatgaaatttgttgatacaattaattaaaatatttttgattttcttaCTTCAGAAAAATGAACTAACTTTGTACcttgtttcttatttttataaactatgcagaccaaaaacaaataaactgttCTTAGAAATTTGAAGGTAATATGATAATGATGAAATTCATATATCAACTTCctctttaaaagaaaatatcaaatttgttaatacaattaattaaaatatttttgattttttacttcAGGAAAATGAACTAACTTCGTATCATGTTTCTTATCTTTATGAACTATACAtaccaaaaacaattaaactgtTCTTAGAAATTTGGATGTAATATGATAATGATGAAGTTCATATATCAATTTCCTCTTTAAaagaaaacatcaaatttgttaatacaattaattaaaatatttttgatttttttatttcaggaaaATGAACTAACTTCGTATCatgtttctcatttttatgAACTATGCagacaaaaaacaaataaactgttCTTAGAAATTTGAAAGTAATATGATAATGATGAAATTCATAATCAATTTCCTCTTTAAaagaaaacatcaaatttgttaatacaattaattaaaatatttttgatttttttacttcAGGAAAATGAACTAACTTCGTATcatgtttcttatttttatgaacTATGCAgaccaaaaacaaataaactgttCTTAGAAATTTGAAAGTAATATGATAATGATGAAGTTCATATATCAATTTCCTCTTTAAaagaaaacatcaaatttgttaatacaattaattaaaatatttttgatttttttacttcAGGGAAATGAACTAACTTCGTATCATGTTTCTTATCTTATGAACTATACATAGTAGAAACAATTGAACTATTCTTAGAAATTTGGAGGTAATATGATAATGATGAAGTTCATATATCAATTTTCTCTTTAAaagaaaacatcaaatttgttgatacaattaattaaaatatttttgatttttttacttcAGGAAAATGAACTAACTTCGTATcatgtttcttatttttatgaacTATGCAgaccaaaaacaaataaactgttCTCAGAAATTTGAAggtaatatgataataatgaagTTGATATATCAATTTCCTCTTTAAaagaaaacatcaaatttgttggtacaattaattaaaatatttttgatttttttacttcAGGGACATGaactaattttgtataatgtttcttatttttatgaacTATGCAgaccaaaaacaaataaactgttcttaaaaatttgatgataatgatgaagTTCATATATGAATTTCCTCTTTAAAAGAAAGCATCAAATATGttgatacaaataattataatatttttcattttcttactTCAGGGAAATGAATTTTGTActatgtttaacatttttatgaactATGTGGGCTAAAAGCAAATGAATTATTcttagaaatttaaagttaatgataattatgaagttcttataacaattttctttttaaaagaatacatTATATTTGACGTCAcaaataactataatatttttcattttcttactTCAGGGGAATGAATTAACTTTGTACTATGATTGAGAATTTTATGAACTATGTGAACCAAAAACAAATGAACcgtttttagaaatttgaagataatatgataatattgAAGTTCTATTATCAATATAAGAAAGCATCAAATTTGTGGATGCAGATGTTTATagcatttttgattttatttttcagtgaaCCGAACTAACTTTGTACTGTGTCTGGCATTTTGGTGAACTATGCGCAcacaaaaaaagaattaacCGTCGTCGGAAGTTTGCGCTTTGAAAGCCGAAGATAATATGATAATGATGAAATTCTTACGCAAGTTGGCGtttttaaaagagaaaaaacaCATCAAATGGGCACGGAAAAAGCGCCCTGAAACAATGAAGGACCGGTTACACTTCTCATCAGACCCGGCTTTTAAAATAAGGACTCGCATTCCTCGTATTAAGATTGTTTTCGGAAACTTTAAAAGTTCACAGATGAAATTTCTACGGCGAAAGATACATTCTTTCCGATTCTCCATAATTCGCAGGGCAAGTGAGTCGGAACGAGCAGTATGAAAATACGGAAATGAAATAAGAGTATAATGGCATTACCTTGAGGAACGTTGGGAATTTCTGGGGACGGGGACGGGCGGGTTGTAATAACCTTAttgaaaagatttaaaaacttttaatgtttACCTTGGATTCGAGTAGCAGGTGGAGGCTCGGGCGGAGGCTCCTCGAAATGGGCCTTTGTTCGACAGTACGCCTGAAACAAACTCGACAAAATTAGTTTTCGACACACcaccatattaaaaaaaaagaacttcaaaaaaatattatttaattcaccCGCACTAGGATATTACCGCTACATAATTCTTGATTTATCGGCGCGAGGAGTCGACTTCTCCCCCTGTTTCCCGTTCGCGTTCAGAACTACCCCCATATACGTACGCAAGATAGATTCTTTCAATCGTGAAGTTATGAGTGTTTATAATTTCCAGTTAGCGAATTATCAAATAGTAGATAACTGCACCATTTACGCTCAACTTATGACAAGGTAAAATATTGCCCAAAAGGGTTATCTTGGGAATTACATTAAGAACGGTATTTTGCCGGAATCGTATAATCGGGGGTGGTTACGACGCAGACAtgcaattgtaatttaatcaatatactCACTGacgaattattagaaataactaaaatactgCAGATCAATTTCTTACTGTCTTAATACAGtactgataaatttaattaatgcagtaaaataaaaaataataatattacacatttaaataattatatttacccGAAATCTTTGAACCCTTTTAGATTAGTCCCTTATAAATCCCCCctcaaaatgaatttttcacgTACAATCAAAGAGTTTAATAATCCGGCGACACGTTTTAAAGTGAAATCATCATCGCAGCTGTGAATTAACGAACGAAAtatcaattatcaaatatcCAAGTTGAGCCGAAAGGGGTTGGATAACGGGCTTATGGGAAAACGCACAGCCTGAGTGACTTACGTCCGGGAAACAGAAGGGAAAACGGGGACGTGCAATCGGACCCTTTCCGTGTCCCGGATGATGCACCTTCTTTCCTTCCTTTGGATTCTCCcacttaaaataaaagcaaaaacTATGTCGCATTATGTCTTTTGTGCCGAACATTGTAAGACGATTAAACGCGGATCGGCCATTGAGCGGGAACTCCAGCTGTTTCCGGCAACATCAATTAAACCAAATTTTCGAAtcgattaatattatttttttaaaatgtttagaaaagGATTGAGATTTGAATAAACCGTGTTCGGTCGTCGTCGAAACGAACAGTCCTGAACTGGCTCACCCCCAATGCGATTCTATCGTGATCAGGTAGTAACTGAATCGGGCAACGTGCGTGGAAATTGTGAGCGTGAGCACGTATACACGTTTCAGATCACGCACAAAAAGTCACTAAGAACAATAAGAGTCACCTTTGAGTTTTCACTTTGACCCCACAAGAATATCTCGACGGGATCGAATCAGTCGGTCCCCGTTTCGGAGGGGGTCGTTATTGCATTTGTACCACTCGACCATTTTTCCTGAGTAATTGGAAATGGGCagagatattattttttattggcgTCGGGATTTCcggtcattattatattaatggaACGTTTTCAACCTGCATTCTTGAGTTCGGTGATACAggagtattatttatttattaataactagaaatgttttgttttgtgttgTTACtctagtataaaaattaaaaatttgaggacttaatcaagttaaaaatttatgtcaatAATAATACACCACTACCACCACAAAATACTtgttctaaaatactttaaaactcAAAATTCCGAAAttcttgataaaatttatgttccgGCTAACCACTAAAATGGTtggaccgattttgacgggactGATAACGAGTAACttagttcttttaataaaatcattatgtcttttagttatttcttacgtttttagtaatattttgggaatccaggaagaattagaattatttattttttaatgatttttcagaaaattagtattagtaaataaataaaaatccataaagttataaaataaaattatgtaatcagtatgaatttaatcatatggattttattcgtatggaaaatgttcatatggattttgatcgttatggaaaatgatcgtatggaaaatgatcattatggaaaatgatcatatgaaTTTTGAtcgttatggaaaatgatcgcatggattttgatcgtatggaaaatgatcgcatgaattttgatcgtatggaaaatgatcatatggattttgatcattatggaaaatgatcattatggaaaatgatcgtatggaaaatgatcgtatggaaaatgatcattatggaaaatgatcattatggaaaatgatcgtatggaaaatgatcatatggattttgatcgttatggaaaatggtcgtatggattttgattgtatggaaaatgatcatatggattttgatcgttatggaaaatgatcgtatggattttgatcgtatggaaaatgatcgtgtggattttaatcatatggaaaatgatcgtatatatataaatatattgttctaATAagaatggaaaaataaatttcgggAAATACTTCTATAAAAGGTCATTCTAAGTTGGCCAAATAAAGTTTAACTTTCAAGtcaatatatacatatgtcaataatatattttttatttgaataaaaaatactcatATCAGTTCTAGAAATCAGTCATAAATCAATTCTAAAAAAGGTACTATTAATATCTTAAATCAGAAACGTCAAATcaagttcaattttaaaacaattttatgttgttgtCACACACtaatatattagaattgaaaaacaaatatctggaaataatttgaaatcaaaaatgacaaaattgagTTTaagtttaaagtattttttatttcgttaatatgtttaattattgaaactcaTGTTAGTTCTAGAAATCAGTTAAAAATCGGTTCCAGAAATATTTAggaattaataagttattaatatttgaagagtTGAAGTTAATTTCAtgccaataataaaaaaaataacttatgtCATATACCTATTCATCAACATTCTAAAATagccaaaataaatttaagtttcaagataaatgtatatatatagttaataatatattttttatttgaatgaaaaaaCTCGTATCAGTTCTGCAAATCAGTAAGAATTCAGTTCTAGAAATACTTCGAAAAATGaaaagttcattaaaatttttattgtaaaatgacaaattcgagttaaactttgaaataattttatattaataccaCACTATTTTATTGGAATGGAAAaccaaattatatcaattctAGAAATACTTGAAAtcatcatattatattttatctagttaatattatatttatttaaggtatagtttataatattatttgataataataaccCATCAGTTATATTAGAATGGAAAAACAACAGATTTCtggaaatactttaaaattctaaacttctttttcaacatttattaccatattttaaaatgacaaaatcgattttaaatttaaagtaatttatcatATCAGTTCTAGAAATCAGTCGAAACTTAGATACAGAAATTATTCGGAActgaaaagaatttaaaaaatgtcagttttagaaatattaattaagttaaaatttaaaataataattattattttatttatttattatttgaaatgaaaaaggaAAGTATCAGTTcaagaaatatttagtaattgaaACTCCAAATTTTGGTCATACTTTTTTCTATCCCCAGTGGAAAACGTTAATAGACAGACGCATTAGTTCCGGGGTTTAAATGAACGCTGATCCCGCGGCATTTTTGGAAAACGACGGTTCGAACGCCCGCCCCGAGGCCACCGCGGGCGAGTGGCGTTGCCGCCGCGACGCCGGCGTCGCCTTTCGTGGGGCCGCGACTCCGACGTTCCCAGTTCTCCGGTCTCGTAACGCCCGAAGAGACGATAAGATAAGGTACCGCTGGGTTATGGGATGGCACTTTAATTACACTAATGGGAGAACCAAATGTTAATTACAATTCAAAGTCGAAAAGAGAGGAGAGCGAGAGCCGGATCGCAATTTATAGACACCGGATTTCGAGGAGGGAAGATTGCCGCAGATGCGGCCGTCGATATTATTAATGGAAGGTGGCGAGGCGATGCTGGGCTAAGCCTGAATGGATGCCGGGCTCGGATTAGGCGACAATTAAAAACCGGGGGCTGTGCTGATATTCCATCCCACAGCGCAACCTAACTAagtcacaaaatttaattcttatatatatatttttcttttcaaaatcAAAGATCATCCTtcacagttttaatattattgggaCTTTCCAGGAGACGTAACGTTGAGTGTAAATGTGATCAATCCACACCTAGTAACTGCAATAAGTATATGCCAATTAGAGAATTCGTAAACTGGGGCACAAATGATGAATATAACTTCGGCGGATCCGGTGTTAATCTCGATTTGAAGGCTGGCTCCGACGAGATTTATTTGGCGGACGCCCAGTGACTGGAGGAGGGCACGAAGGCAGTGCGGCCGTAGATCTTCCTAGTTACCGGCCATTATGATTTAACACGGACAGCCAACATGTGTCTGCGAATTTGGGTGTCAGGTTGAGTTAGTATCGGCATATCTCTCGCGCCCAGCTACATTATTTTGCGTCCGACTCCACGAAAAGCTCTTTAATCTCGCCGGCTTAAGTAGCTGAGGATTACTTCATCAAAGTTATGACGGGGGTAGGGCGGGGGTGTATGGAAGGTTGGTCCGACCCCCCACCCAACGACGTATACGTTCGCTTTTACTTCGATATTGGACGGACCCTATTTAGGAAATTGGTCTGGCAATTAGCCGGACGGAGATTTGCTCTTGTCCGTGCGGTCgtctaatatcaaaataatggtACTACTACGGCAGGTTTACTGTTGCTCGGAATGCCGGATTTGATGGGTTG encodes the following:
- the LOC126265723 gene encoding chaoptin-like, whose protein sequence is MNSLTLVLLTAFIVLCAAKYRGFELHECQVKGYTVKNCQRIVSNQKHYVIPSNKKFLEQSSLAGLTKLVDVIGTPGDLEEIEPGTFSNIPKLKRLWLGGNQLEDISYGVFNDLPIYYIYLSANKIKSIEDEAFGGLDNLEEVYLDKNLLESFKPTWFTTGRSSPIRVLNVHHNKITRLDRGSFYNFPDLEHLDFSFNEISYVSADIFNKPVKLIDFDLSFNKLKTLSPATFNRVNNIDRLCISFNFLRHLEIDQLKKMHIGHISLHPNQWMCSCLKDVELKLHKKLIENTSPENLLQTKRYSSKYQSPMDVSTIFSNIPICYESWKKCVSVGDNFQDDKHFKELLEKKYDEFNVKCVQNNDCGKGMCKSNYCWYPIRKAVVFSNDVYRFEWYSNINRTKSCYGKSGCK